The Astatotilapia calliptera chromosome 2, fAstCal1.2, whole genome shotgun sequence genome includes a window with the following:
- the nkx2.5 gene encoding homeobox protein Nkx-2.5 produces MFPSPSTSTPFSVKDILNLEQTHDVLASSLDDCSRMDCCTVATSSSSSCMLGRMKQEPLRDISSTAASLLVEDTHDSRAGRGNALNFASTFYGKSLMEMEIDKGGKSDAFEGKRRKGEFSVPSESVEDIKADDQDRPKPRRRRKPRVLFSQAQVYELERRFKQQRYLSAPERDHLAGVLKLTPTQVKIWFQNRRYKCKRQKQDQSLEMVSLPPPRRVSVPVLVRDGKPCLASDATSYNPSYSMGHINHFSYNNYTAFSNYTGSSCNTNYACNYPAAAMQTMQGTSSNGNYMNFGVGDFSNVQNTYSSSNGVSSLHGIRTW; encoded by the exons ATGTTTCCCAGCCCTAGCACGTCCACTCCCTTCTCTGTTAAGGATATATTAAACTTGGAGCAGACTCATGACGTTCTGGCGTCTTCTTTGGACGATTGTTCTCGCATGGACTGCTGCACCGTTGcgacatcctcctcctcctcttgtaTGCTGGGCCGAATGAAGCAGGAGCCTCTCCGGGACATCTCGTCCACCGCCGCCTCGCTTCTTGTAGAGGACACACACGACTCCAGAGCCGGCAGAGGCAATGCACTTAACTTTGCTTCTACCTTTTATGGCAAATCCCTCATGGAGATGGAAATAGATAAGGGTGGAAAATCTGATGCGTTTgaggggaaaagaagaaaag GCGAATTCAGTGTTCCGTCAGAGTCTGTGGAGGACATAAAGGCCGATGATCAGGACCGGCCCAAGCCTCGGAGGCGCAGGAAGCCCCGGGTCCTCTTCTCCCAGGCACAGGTGTACGAGCTGGAGCGCCGCTTCAAACAGCAGCGGTACCTTTCGGCCCCGGAGAGAGATCACCTCGCCGGTGTTCTCAAACTCACCCCGACGCAGGTGAAGATCTGGTTCCAGAACAGGAGGTACAAGTGCAAGCGGCAGAAGCAGGACCAGAGCCTGGAGATGGTGTCCCTGCCGCCGCCCAGGAGGGTGTCGGTGCCGGTGCTGGTGAGGGATGGGAAGCCCTGTCTCGCGAGTGACGCGACCAGCTACAATCCTTCCTACAGTATGGGTCACATTAACCATTTTAGTTATAACAACTACACAGCCTTCAGCAACTACACCGGCTCCAGCTGCAACACGAACTATGCATGCAATTACCCCGCAGCCGCAATGCAGACTATGCAAGGTACCTCCAGCAACGGCAATTACATGAACTTTGGGGTAGGGGATTTCAGTAACGTCCAGAACACATACTCCTCCAGTAACGGGGTGTCTTCCTTACACGGCATTAGGACGTGGTaa